Proteins from one Tissierellales bacterium genomic window:
- a CDS encoding diacylglycerol kinase, whose protein sequence is MKNKNLIESFNHAVEGIIYALKTQRNMKIHFAAAFLVLFGSLFFDFTRIELLVIFFAISFVIVAELINTSIEKTIDLITDEYHPLAKIAKNVAAGGVLISAINALVVGYLLFFDRLNPFANVVLFKIKHSPVHLTFIALALVIIITVVIKTIFQSGTPFQGGVVSGHAAVAFVLASSIAFMAENILISTLAFIISIMVAASRVEGKIHSPVEVITGAVLGILTSIIIFQIIG, encoded by the coding sequence ATGAAAAATAAAAATTTAATTGAAAGTTTTAACCATGCTGTTGAAGGTATTATATATGCATTAAAAACTCAAAGAAATATGAAAATTCATTTTGCAGCAGCTTTTTTAGTCCTTTTCGGAAGTTTGTTTTTTGATTTTACTAGAATTGAATTACTAGTTATATTTTTTGCTATTTCTTTTGTTATAGTAGCAGAACTTATTAATACTTCTATTGAAAAGACTATAGATCTTATTACAGATGAATACCATCCACTTGCCAAGATAGCAAAGAATGTAGCAGCAGGTGGAGTTTTAATATCAGCAATAAATGCTCTTGTAGTGGGATATTTATTGTTTTTTGATAGATTAAATCCTTTTGCGAATGTAGTTTTGTTTAAAATAAAACATTCACCAGTCCACCTTACTTTTATAGCTTTGGCTTTAGTGATAATTATTACTGTTGTTATAAAAACTATATTTCAAAGTGGAACACCATTTCAAGGTGGGGTTGTAAGTGGCCATGCGGCTGTAGCTTTTGTGTTGGCAAGTTCTATAGCCTTTATGGCTGAAAATATTTTAATCTCTACATTAGCATTTATAATATCAATAATGGTTGCTGCAAGTAGAGTAGAAGGCAAAATTCACTCACCTGTTGAAGTGATAACTGGGGCAGTTTTAGGTATACTAACTAGTATAATTATATTTCAGATTATTGGATAA